A part of Gambusia affinis linkage group LG21, SWU_Gaff_1.0, whole genome shotgun sequence genomic DNA contains:
- the htr5ab gene encoding 5-hydroxytryptamine (serotonin) receptor 5A, genome duplicate b isoform X1, with protein sequence MTYSNFSLLTANFSGALDGYDSGGNLYRPFSVFSVLTLTLLAMLVAATFVWNLLVLVTILRVRTFHRVPHNLVASMAISDVMVAALVMPLSLVHELNGRLWKLGRVLCQVWISFDVLCCTASIWNVTAIALDRYWSITRHLEYTLKTRKKISNVMIALTWLLSSIISLSPLFGWGETYSEGMKCQVSQEPSYTIFSTFGAFYLPLCVVLFVYWKIYKAAKFRIGSRKTNTITPMAEVSSIRQSIYKQQVKEEAQQPQMVFTVRHATVTFQTDGDTWREQKEKKAALMVGILIGVFVLCWIPFFITELIVPLCSCDIPPIWKSIFLWLGYSNSFFNPLIYTAFNKNYNNALRNLFSRQR encoded by the exons ATGACGTACAGCAACTTCAGCTTGCTGACAGCCAACTTCAGTGGGGCTCTGGACGGCTACGACTCCGGCGGAAACCTTTACCGTCCATTTTCCGTTTTCAGCGTGCTCACTCTCACTTTATTGGCAATGCTTGTGGCAGCCACCTTCGTGTGGAACCTCCTGGTGCTGGTGACCATCCTTAGGGTGAGAACATTCCATCGGGTGCCCCACAACTTGGTGGCCTCCATGGCCATCTCAGATGTGATGGTAGCTGCGCTGGTTATGCCGCTTAGCCTGGTTCACGAGCTGAACGGCAGACTGTGGAAACTTGGACGCGTGCTCTGTCAGGTGTGGATCTCGTTTGACGTGCTCTGTTGCACGGCTAGCATCTGGAATGTGACAGCCATTGCACTGGACCGCTACTGGTCCATCACCAGGCACCTGGAGTACACACTCAAGACTcgaaaaaaaatctccaacgTGATGATTGCGCTGACATGGCTACTATCTTCCATAATCTCCTTGTCGCCGCTCTTTGGCTGGGGAGAGACCTACTCAGAAGGGATGAAGTGCCAAGTGAGCCAGGAGCCATCCTACACCATCTTCTCCACCTTTGGGGCATTTTATCTCCCACtttgtgtggttttgtttgTCTATTGGAAGATCTACAAAGCTGCTAAATTTCGCATCGGCTCCCGCAAGACAAACACAATCACCCCTATGGCTGAG GTTTCATCAATCAGGCAATCAATCTACAAGCAACAG GTAAAGGAGGAAGCCCAACAGCCACAGATGGTGTTCACCGTGCGCCACGCAACCGTGACCTTCCAGACAGACGGGGACACATGGCGGgagcagaaggagaaaaaagcAGCCCTTATGGTTGGCATTTTGATCGGCGTTTTTGTGCTTTGCTGGATCCCGTTCTTCATCACCGAGCTCATCGTGCCGCTGTGCTCCTGTGACATCCCGCCGATTTGGAAGAGTATCTTTTTGTGGCTGGGATACTCAAATTCCTTTTTTAACCCCCTTATATACACCGCCTTTAATAAGAACTACAACAATGCCCTAAGGAACCTCTTCTCCCGACAGCGCTAA
- the htr5ab gene encoding 5-hydroxytryptamine (serotonin) receptor 5A, genome duplicate b isoform X2 — translation MTYSNFSLLTANFSGALDGYDSGGNLYRPFSVFSVLTLTLLAMLVAATFVWNLLVLVTILRVRTFHRVPHNLVASMAISDVMVAALVMPLSLVHELNGRLWKLGRVLCQVWISFDVLCCTASIWNVTAIALDRYWSITRHLEYTLKTRKKISNVMIALTWLLSSIISLSPLFGWGETYSEGMKCQVSQEPSYTIFSTFGAFYLPLCVVLFVYWKIYKAAKFRIGSRKTNTITPMAEVKEEAQQPQMVFTVRHATVTFQTDGDTWREQKEKKAALMVGILIGVFVLCWIPFFITELIVPLCSCDIPPIWKSIFLWLGYSNSFFNPLIYTAFNKNYNNALRNLFSRQR, via the exons ATGACGTACAGCAACTTCAGCTTGCTGACAGCCAACTTCAGTGGGGCTCTGGACGGCTACGACTCCGGCGGAAACCTTTACCGTCCATTTTCCGTTTTCAGCGTGCTCACTCTCACTTTATTGGCAATGCTTGTGGCAGCCACCTTCGTGTGGAACCTCCTGGTGCTGGTGACCATCCTTAGGGTGAGAACATTCCATCGGGTGCCCCACAACTTGGTGGCCTCCATGGCCATCTCAGATGTGATGGTAGCTGCGCTGGTTATGCCGCTTAGCCTGGTTCACGAGCTGAACGGCAGACTGTGGAAACTTGGACGCGTGCTCTGTCAGGTGTGGATCTCGTTTGACGTGCTCTGTTGCACGGCTAGCATCTGGAATGTGACAGCCATTGCACTGGACCGCTACTGGTCCATCACCAGGCACCTGGAGTACACACTCAAGACTcgaaaaaaaatctccaacgTGATGATTGCGCTGACATGGCTACTATCTTCCATAATCTCCTTGTCGCCGCTCTTTGGCTGGGGAGAGACCTACTCAGAAGGGATGAAGTGCCAAGTGAGCCAGGAGCCATCCTACACCATCTTCTCCACCTTTGGGGCATTTTATCTCCCACtttgtgtggttttgtttgTCTATTGGAAGATCTACAAAGCTGCTAAATTTCGCATCGGCTCCCGCAAGACAAACACAATCACCCCTATGGCTGAG GTAAAGGAGGAAGCCCAACAGCCACAGATGGTGTTCACCGTGCGCCACGCAACCGTGACCTTCCAGACAGACGGGGACACATGGCGGgagcagaaggagaaaaaagcAGCCCTTATGGTTGGCATTTTGATCGGCGTTTTTGTGCTTTGCTGGATCCCGTTCTTCATCACCGAGCTCATCGTGCCGCTGTGCTCCTGTGACATCCCGCCGATTTGGAAGAGTATCTTTTTGTGGCTGGGATACTCAAATTCCTTTTTTAACCCCCTTATATACACCGCCTTTAATAAGAACTACAACAATGCCCTAAGGAACCTCTTCTCCCGACAGCGCTAA
- the LOC122824123 gene encoding uncharacterized protein LOC122824123, producing MASIMFPWIKNTCFHLALHAGSIVLAIITQIISEVFFYLAKEDKVPNAVFQTSSWNVSKTFSLELTMDSWSENFWIWIDLWSKMWLVYAAVSLFRRNVFGPQSCNPEIHPPKFFLMWTIINIMRVCSMPMWDRHFILPAVLSRWILPLHSFYMLFLSYFNLNKHKAWLAINNPGVIPWTRYLTQNGLAVFAWWSLFHSVVGFGIVLKYYARVQDRVASATVLFIISVFIITWFILQNFFLIKYMRHTFSIYAILILGLGAMFTSSYRVQNFSINTAVCGVLMLLITIMSFIHLISACLEKSHKPVAAELRLEGCETVCKPEGNIKDKLEN from the exons ATGGCTTCCATCATGTTTCCCTggatcaaaaatacttgtttcCATTTAGCATTGCACGCTGGCAGCATCGTTCTTGCAATCATCACTCAGATAATCTCAGAAGTCTTTTTTTACCTGGCGAAGGAAGACAAAGTGCCCAATG CTGTTTTCCAGACTTCATCCTGGAATGTGTCCAAGACCTTCTCCCTAGAGTTGACTATGGACTCGTGGTCTGAGAACTTCTGGATCTGGATTGATCTGTGGTCTAAAATGTGGCTCGTTTATGCAGCTGTGAGCCTCTTCAGAAG AAATGTATTCGGCCCCCAGTCGTGCAATCCTGAAATCCACCCTCCCAAATTCTTTCTGATGTGGACTATCATAAATATTATGAGAGTTTGTAGCATGCCTATGTGGGATAGACA CTTTATCCTACCAGCTGTGTTGTCTAGGTGGATTTTACCACTTCACAGCTTCTACATGCTTTTCCTGTCCTACTTCAACCTGAATAAGCACAAAGCCTGGCTGGCAATCAACAACCCTGGTGTGATTCCATGGACACGTTATCTG ACCCAGAATGGATTAGCTGTATTTGCCTGGTGGTCTCTCTTTCATTCTGTGGTGGGCTTTGGCATAGTGCTTAAGTATTATGCCCGTGTTCAGGACCGAGTGGCCAGTGCCACTGTCCTTTTCATCATCTCTGTGTTCATTATTACATG GTTCATCCTGCAGAACTTCTTCTTGATCAAGTACATGCGGCATACATTCAGCATTTATGCCATCCTCATTCTGGGACTGGGTGCAATGTTCACCAGCAGCTACCGTGTCCAGAACTTCTCTATAAACACCGCCGTCTGTG GAGTCCTTATGCTTCTGATAACCATCATGAGCTTCATCCATTTGATCTCTGCATGTCTGGAGAAGTCCCACAAGCCTGTTGCTGCAGAGCTGAGACTTGAAGGCTGTGAGACCGTGTGCAAACCAGAAGGGAATATTAAAGACAAACTAGAGAACTGA
- the LOC122824124 gene encoding uncharacterized protein LOC122824124 — protein MVNHNPPRIILMLVGLFTLFPAITLNFLSGFQDYSGVFRQHTEDVSLKYVTSVTPAQWTFFVWVFIYFWFFAMFVYFLAGLCRRSTYEWMYTTPAVLPYGFHVSIIIYLSLNITWLFLYDREMLLPVLITSALMTLTDYMMLFFSCRGLKIYGAWLSKHRNADLWMFRILVQNGVAVHATWGTLSTLLNLTIYLQHQTEASRYHCTMLSLLLLLMELLVWFLLENFYLDEHLRYTVTIYPVVTVWLTGILDNNVSPGTNLHIFEALILVIACVLLVVRIILVVWRHHKQPLYMDNELSLTPVEISLSQPTIFL, from the exons ATGGTAAACCACAACCCACCCAGGATAATATTGATGCTTGTCGGATTATTTACCTTATTTCCTGCAATTACTTTAAACTTTCTTTCAGGCTTTCAAGATTATTCAg GTGTCTTCAGGCAGCATACAGAAGATGTCTCACTCAAGTACGTGACATCTGTAACTCCTGCTCAGTGGACGTTTTTCGTGTGggttttcatttacttttggTTTTTTGCCATGTTTGTGTACTTTTTGGCTGGACTTTGTAGAAG GAGTACATATGAGTGGATGTACACCACACCTGCAGTGTTGCCTTATGGGTTTCATGTCAGCATCATCATATACCTTAGTTTGAATATCACCTGGCTCTTTCTGTATGACAGAGA AATGCTGCTCCCAGTGCTCATAACCTCAGCTCTAATGACACTAACTGATTACATGATGCTATTTTTCTCCTGCCGTGGGCTAAAGATTTATGGTGCCTGGCTGAGCAAACATCGCAACGCAGACCTCTGGATGTTCAGGATATTg GTGCAAAATGGAGTGGCAGTGCATGCCACTTGGGGGACACTCTCCACTTTGCTGAACCTGACAATCTACTTGCAGCATCAGACGGAAGCATCTCGATATCACTGCACAATGTTGtcactgctgctcctcctgaTGGAGCTGTTAGTGTG GTTTCTGTTGGAGAACTTCTATCTTGATGAGCACCTACGCTATACTGTGACCATCTACCCTGTAGTTACTGTGTGGCTGACAGGCATCCTGGACAACAATGTGTCTCCTGGTACTAATTTGCACATCTTTGAAG CTTTGATCCTGGTGATTGCCTGTGTCCTGCTTGTGGTTCGCAtcatcctggtggtgtggaggCATCACAAACAACCGCTTTACATGGACAATGAACTCAGTTTGACTCCAGTGGAAATATCGTTGTCACAACCCACTATTTTCCTATGA